Below is a window of Camelina sativa cultivar DH55 chromosome 11, Cs, whole genome shotgun sequence DNA.
GCACTTGTCAACGTAAAGCAAGCACGTGTCCAACAGTTAAGCCACGTGGTCATTGTAATCTCTTCTATGCATGGTTCCTTTATATTATACGATTTTTATACGATTTTAATACGCTTTTGCATTGAACCAGAGCACACAATGACTAGATTTACGGTATTGCCACTCTCTGTTCTTCTCGTTCTCTTGTTCCTCTGCACTCAGTCGTACGCTAAGTCGGAAGAGTCTGACGAAAACGACGTCGCTGTGCCGTCATGTTGCGGGTTTTCGTCGCCTCTACTCGTTAAAAATGATCAATGGAAACCAATCTTTACATCAAAGTTCGGACAGATCTCAACCGTCCAAATCGGAGATGGATGCGGTGGGATGGGTCCGTACAAAATACATTCCATAACTTTGGAGCCAAACATGCTTCtgctccctcttcttcttcattctgaTATGGTCTTCTTCGTTGACTCTGGTACATCAACTATTTCAATGTCATGTATTTCGTTTGGTTCGGTTAACGCTGGTTAAATAAGAACCGGTTTATTTTCTCTGGTTATGTTTATGGATCAGTTTCGGTTTAGGTTAATCTTTGATTGTGGACCTGTGGTGATTGTATTGTGTAGGAAGTGGGATACTGAATTGGGTGGAGGAGGAAGCGAGGAGTTCCGAGATAAGACGAGGGGATGTTTACAGGCTACGTCCCGGTTCAGTTTTCTATTTACAGAGCAAACCGGTTGATGTCTTCCTTGGAACCAAACTTAGGCTTTACGCAATCTTCTCCAACAACGAGGAGTGTTTACATGTAagtttaatatgattttttttttttttcgttttcttgaCTTTTCTTCTCATTGTTTAGTCTTTCATGGATTGGATGCAGGATCCTTGCTTCGGTGCGTATTCGAGTATTACAGAActcttgtttggttttgatgagACAATTCTCCAGTCAGCTTTTGGGGTATCGCATTTATCTTGTTTCCCAAGTTACTCTTGTAGATGATCTTTTGGGCTGAGTTAAGTGATTGACTAAATTTGATGATTTAATTAGGTTCCTGAGGAGATTATAGGGCTGATGAGGAACCGGACGAAGCCACCATTGATCGTGAGTGATATGCCGTGCTCACCACCATGTGTGGCCAACACATGGCAGCTGCAGCCGCGATTACTCAAACTCTTTGCTGGAAGCGCAGACTCAGTagtaaacaagaagaagaaagagaaggtgaagaaagcaaaaacattCAATGTTTTTGAATCCGAACCAGATTTCGAGAGCCCCAACGGTCGTACTATAACAATTAACAGAAAGGATCTGAAAGTTCTGAAAGGCTCAATGGTTGGAGTTTCCATGGTGAATCTAACTCAAGCGTCAATGATGGGACCGCACTGGAATCCATGGGCTTGCGAGATTTCAATTGTGTTGAAAGGAGCAGGAATGGTTAGGGTGCTTAGGTCTTCGATTTCAAGGGGCTCATCATCATCTGATGATCAGTGTAAGAACGTGAGGTTTAAAGTAGAGGAAGGAGATGTTTTTGCAGTTCCAAGGTTACATCCAATGGCTCAAATGTCTTTCAACAACGACTCGTTAGTGTTCATTGGGTTTACAACTTCAGCTAAGAATAACAAGCCACAGTTCCTAGCCGGGAAGAGCTCGGCTTTGCGGATGCTTGACCGGCAAGTGTTGGCTGCTTCGTTTAATGTGAGTAGTGTGACGATTGATGGATTGTTTGAGGCTCAGAAGGAAGCGGTTGTGTTGGAGTGTCCTTCTTGTGCAGAAGGAGAAGTGGAGAAGCTTAaggtggagatggagaagaagaagatggatgatgAGAGTAA
It encodes the following:
- the LOC104721105 gene encoding vicilin-like seed storage protein At4g36700; this encodes MTRFTVLPLSVLLVLLFLCTQSYAKSEESDENDVAVPSCCGFSSPLLVKNDQWKPIFTSKFGQISTVQIGDGCGGMGPYKIHSITLEPNMLLLPLLLHSDMVFFVDSGSGILNWVEEEARSSEIRRGDVYRLRPGSVFYLQSKPVDVFLGTKLRLYAIFSNNEECLHDPCFGAYSSITELLFGFDETILQSAFGVPEEIIGLMRNRTKPPLIVSDMPCSPPCVANTWQLQPRLLKLFAGSADSVVNKKKKEKVKKAKTFNVFESEPDFESPNGRTITINRKDLKVLKGSMVGVSMVNLTQASMMGPHWNPWACEISIVLKGAGMVRVLRSSISRGSSSSDDQCKNVRFKVEEGDVFAVPRLHPMAQMSFNNDSLVFIGFTTSAKNNKPQFLAGKSSALRMLDRQVLAASFNVSSVTIDGLFEAQKEAVVLECPSCAEGEVEKLKVEMEKKKMDDESKRRRDERKKEEEEAKKEEEERRKREKEEEKKRWPPQSQQPSQEEPQVPMEKEWEVADEEEM